Within the Gossypium raimondii isolate GPD5lz chromosome 12, ASM2569854v1, whole genome shotgun sequence genome, the region CGCGAGGTAAAGATGGGGGTCGAAATGAATCTTCCTCGGAAGAGATTGATTATTTTGAATCAATGATTTTGAACTTAGCTGAAACCCAGGAAGAGGATTATATGCCCAAGCCTATGTTTCCTGAAAACTTTAAAGTAGAAGAAACAGGAACAACATCTTTGTTAACAAGTCGAACACGAAAGGGCCCGGGAAGGCGAGGAAGACAGCGGAGGGACTTTCAAAGGGACATCCTTCCGGGCCTGGCTTCCCTATCAAGGCATGAGGTAACGGAAGATCTGCAGACATTTGGAGGAATTATGAGAGCAACTGGTCATTCTTGGCACTCGGGAATGACAAGACGGAACTGTACTAGAACTGGGTGTGGCCGAGGGAGGCGACGGTCTATAACTAACTCCTCCCCTGCTGCAGTGGCTGCCACAACTTGTATGCCATTGATGCAGCAGCTTAATAACATTGAAGTGGGGCTGGAGGATCGGAGCCTTACCGGATGGGGGAAAACAACTAGACGGCCTCGCAGGCAACGATGTACAACGGTGAATCGTCCATCTCTTGCATTAACCTAAAcctagagaaaaagaaaagaggctTTGATGTATTAATTGAGGATGTTATAGAGGAAACTTGGTGATTATTGTTTCAAAGGCTTTGAGAAGTGAGGTTATTATGATCTTTTGGGGATTGCCTCTTAGCCTGAAATTTGGCAATGCTTGATTTTCTGTCTTGGGGTGATTATGGACAACTTGTATTATCCATAAATAATGTTGCAATTGTTCTTCccaagatatatatatttagtgaAACCAAATATCCAAACTCGTGTTCGGATATACGTTGGTGCGAGCAAAGAGTTGCGAGTAATGTTTTAAGAGTTCTATTGACAGGTGTATCAATGTTAAGATTTCTGGAACATTTTTCTAACAAACGGTAAAatcccataaaattttccaactaCTTTGGGATTTGGGTGAAATTTCGGCTGAGGAAACATGAAAAAAGAAACCTTGTCTGTTTCatgtaaaagttacaaaaaagaaaatgataagcCTGAAGAGAACAAGTAGGGGAGGAATGAATGGCATCTTGTAttgaaatgaatttgaaagaaagAGTACTGATTACATGCTAATTTATACCCAGAAAAAAAGGGGTTAGAACGTGTGGTTTGTCTGTTATAATGTTTGGTTCTGAAATCTGAATTCCATTGAAGCAGTAATCAATTCATTGCCTGCCTGTCTGTCtgtatgtttgtttgtttgtcctGCTGTAGAAACATATGGAAGTAACTTTCAACTGAAACTTAGTCCCACTTGTTCCCTTTCCAATTACTCTGAACCCCCTCCATTTGTGAGAGAATACTACAGAATCTCTCCAAGTTATTACATCATTAAATGATCAAAGGAAGAAATTATGCAAGCCTTCCTGCTTATACTATGAAACAGAATAGCAATTCTTTGCCCCCCCCCCCCACATCAGAACCAACAATAGTTACAAtctcaataaataatttaattttttttaatatcattttattgtttataaaaaaaaaaggggggggagAGAAATAGGATGTGGGGAACACAGGAAGAAAAGGCGCGTGGAGAAGGAATGAGAAGATATAAAGATTTGTAAGCAGCAGAAAGGGAGGCGTCAGAGGGTGAGTTTGATTGGTCATTAGTCAAATGCCCCCATTGCCTTTagattctctctttttttgcccaatcacctttcactttcacttttcaATTTCTACTCcccttattttatattttattttctttcctcttgtGGTTTAGGAAAATATCATCTCAGTCCTTATATTATAGTTCAATTTGTATTTTGATCAcctatttgaaaaaataaatacgaTCTCGATGCGATTagataaaagagtaaaataatctctctattaaaattatacgcTCAAAAActgattttagtttttaatatataaagtatacTAATATATTTAACCATTGATGTTTATATCTTTATTCAATTTGCCCTactcttttatttaaatcaaattattctCTATCGCTATCTCTTGTTGTTGATGCGATACTTTTTTATATGCCATGtgtcaataaataatttcaaaattatgattagaaaaacataaatataattataatttcaaaatttatgaaaatagctactaaaattaaagaaaaacatcaaagattttaaaaattcataaaagttttaattttgaatccaaattctatttttaaaaaagaaaagaaaagcaaaagagttctatattttaaaataaaaacaaataatttttgaaaaaaatcttcaaaatcaaaactatgaactttttaatattagatctgaaatatataaacatagaaaatcCAATTAGTTTtgtactttaaaataaaaaaaatgattttttgaaatttggttttaGGAAAATTGGCCTTCCTTAGAAAGGAAATTAACCAATTGGACTTATCAATTCTGTTTCCCATCGTACGTATAAGAACGGTGGATTAAGACATCTCTGAGCGCTTTCTGgcccaaaaaaaagaaaactatctGTGAGCACTTACAATAGCAGGTGATTGAAGCACCCTTCTTGAAGTCAAGATGAACATATTGGCTAACAGCAATATCTGTTATGTGACTCCCAGCATCGCTCATCCTATTCATGCAATGGCGGCTGCGTTTAACTAGCAACCTCAAAACTTCAACAACAATGGTGACAAAGCTTCTGACTTTCTTTCACAGACAAGTTTCTGTTTCTCTTACCAAGAGGGAACCTTACCTTCAATTGAGATCTCTGTCTTACTTTACTGACCAACCTTTTGAATACCCTTCGTTGGACCCTTCTTTAGCTTCACTGCACTCAGTTTCTTCAAACCCGTGTTTTGCTCTCCTGAGTTTTTGCAAAAACATTGATTGTCTCAAGGAAGTCCACGCCTTGTTCATTATAAATGGAATCAAAGGTGACCTTTTGTGTGATACCAAATTGGTTAGCCTTTATGGATCATTTGGGCATGTTGGTTATGCCGGGTCAGTGTTTGATCGAATTCCTGAACCAGATTTTTATTCCTGGAAAGTGATGATCAGGTGGTACTTTTTGAATGATTTGTACACGGAAATTATTGGGTTTTATGGTCGTATGAGAATGAGTGTTAGGGGGTTTGATAATGTTGTCTTTTCGGTCGTCTTAAAGGCATGTAGCGAATTGCAGGATATTaatgaaggaaggaaagtgCATTGCGATGTTGTCAAGGTAGGGAATCCTGATAGTTTCGTTCAAACCGGTCTTGTTGATATGTATGCCAAATGTCGACAAATCAAATGTGCGCGTAAGGtttttggtgaaattttttatagaaatgtGGTTTCTTGGACTTCAATGCTTGCAGGGTATGTACAAAATAATTGCTCTAAAGAAGCATTAGTTTTGTTTAATAGAATGAGAGAAGCAATGGTTGAGAGTAACCAATTCACGTTAGGGAGCTTAGTGACTGCTTGTGGGAAGTTAGGGGCTTTGCATCAGGGGAAATGGGTGCATGGATATATTATTAAGACTGGTATAGAACTTAATTCTTACTTGGTGACTGCTATTCTAGACATGTATGTTAAGTGTGGTAGTCTACGAGATGCTCGTTCTGCATTTGATGCACTTCCTTCTGTTGATCTTGTCTCATGGACTGCGATGATTGTTGGATATTCTCAGAGTGGGTTTCCTGATGAGGCTTTGAAGTTGTTTGTTGATAAGAGAAGGTTTGGGATATTGCCTAATGCTGTTACTATTGCAAGTTTGCTTTCTGCATGCGCGCAGTTGAGCAATTTGAGTGCAGGGAGGTTAGTTCATTCTTTGGGGATTCAGCTTGGGCTAATAGATCCAACAGTGATAAACGCTCTAGTGGACATGTATGCAAAGTGTGGAGTGATTAGAGCTGCTAGTTACATATTTGAGACGGTCTCGGATAAGAATTTAATTGCCTGGAACTCGATCCTCTCTGGTTATTCCCAAAATGGGTTAGCATATGACGCACTCGAACTGTTTCATCAAATGAGGTCCAATTCTGTCTCACCTGATGCTGTCACTTTGGTCAGCATATTCTCAGCCTGTGCTTCAGTAGGTGCTTTCCAAGTTGGTTCCTCCCTTCATGCTTACACCATGAAAAATGGCTTACTATCGTCTAGTGTTTATGTTGGCACTGCACTTTTGAATTTCTATGCTAAATGTGGGGATTCTAAATCTGCTCGTGTCGTATTTGACAATATGGGAGAGAAAAACACTGTGACGTGGAGTGCAATGATTGGTGGTTATGGAATTCAAGGGGACAGCTGCGGCTCTCTTGCACTTTTTAATGATATGGTTAAAGAAAATTTAGAGCCAAATGAAGTAATCTTCACGGCGATTTTATCTGCTTGTGGCCATACAGGGAGGCTCGGGGAAGGATGgaaatatttcaattcaatgtGCAAGGACTATAAGTTTGTTCCTTCTATGAAGCACTATGCATGCGTGGTTGATATGTTGGCCCGTGCTGGAAGACTCGAAGAAGCTCTGGATTTTATCAACAAACTGCCTATTAAACCAGATCTTAGCTTGTTTGGGGCTCTTCTTCATGGATGTGGACTCCATTCAAGATTCGATCTCGGAGAGGTGGCTATCAAGAAAATGCTCGATATACATCCTGATAAGGCTTGTTATTATGTGCTTATTTCTAACTTGTATGCCTTGGATGGAAGATGGAGTCAGGTTAATGAGGTAAGGGAATTGATGAAGCAGAGAGGGTTGAGCAAAGACCCTGGTTGTAGCATCACAGAgatggaaaataataataccCTTTCATTTTCTGGAGTAGCATGTCCTGCTTAGTCTTTTACGAGCATTGCTAGAGTCGATTGGAACTTATTGTGAAAACTGAAGGCAATCAGGGACAGTGTTGAACTTATGAAGATTCTCTAAAAGACATGTTGAATTCTGGACGTTGGTTTGTACAAGAACTTGTGGCTGGTTCAAGTTGAACTGTCTCGAGCACAAATTCCAAATAGCTTGGATCTTCAATGGGTATAGGCTACGAATCTCATGGCAAGAAATTAAGGTAGTGACTGAGAAGATGAGTTTTGGGTTTTACTCTAAATATGAACATGAATAGTTAGGCATATTAGCAACCATCAAGTCCTGTAAAACCACTGTGCATTGCTGCACAGATTCCATCTTCCATAGACATGGAAACATGAGATGTTATCTAgcactaaataaataataatctatGACTGTTATCAATCTCAGTGACTCCCAAATGTAGAAATATGTTCAGTTCTTAGCAGGTACGGAGGTTAGAAATTACAATTGTTGTTATGAACaggaaattttatttgaaagaaTTATGGAAGTTACAACGTTTAGTAACTTAAACAATTAGCAGCATGATAATTTTGTAGATTCTGACATATACAAAGACTAATATTAACAAAAGGATCAAGAGCATAACTATTTCCCTAAACATAGATACACTAGTTTCGGCTTATGTGAAGTTATGCAACATGGACAAGATATCGTCAGCAACCACGGGAGGGGCATCATCTTCCAATTCCGCAACATGTATCAAGCCATCTTCAGTGAAAATATGGAGCATGGACAAGGTATGTGAAAGTTTGGGAATCGTAGTAGGAGTGATGTCATCATCACTTTCAGCATTGAGAGGGAACTGAAGAGCCTCCAAAAAAATCAGAGGCATTAAAAAGTAATGCAGCGTCGTCTTCACTGAAAACATGGAGCATTGACAAGATATGATGATCGTGTGAAAGTTGGGGAATCGTAGTAGGGGTATTACCAACATCACTTTCAGCATTGAGAGGGAACCGAAGAGCCCCCAGAAAATCAAAGGCATTAAAAAGTAAAGCGGAGTCGTCTTCCATTTCCATACTGTCTTCTCTGAAATTGCGAGCATCGTTTGTAGAATAATTGAAGACGCTCCATCTCGACGGTTCCAAGGAAGTGGCTTTGGGACCAAATGGCTCATGTAGGGTAGTCGAAGAGACTGCTTTGGACATAATAGCATCCTCCTCCCTCAACAGCGGTACTTGAGATTTACCCATTATAACAGAGTAGGTGTTGCAACTTCTAAAACCAACCCTGTTTTCAACGGAATTAATCAGTTATCAAATTAAGAAGAAGAACtctaattcaccaaaaaaaaatgtaagGATTACCAACTAGGTTGATCCTTAGAAGAAAGGCTACCCTAAAAGAGTCTCCCGCCACGGATCGTAAAACCTAGGTGGCAAAAAAGGAATAATGGAGGTGTTGTGACTCAAAACCCTGTTTTCAACAGATATTCACCACAATCAACGCAAAAATTAGAACGGGGAACCCAAGGAGAAGGAATCAAAGCAAGTAATGGAGATATGAATTTCTAGAATGAAACAGtatatcaaaaacaaaaataagaaatctaacgtttagaaaataagaaatcaaaattctcaaaagcCACATGCAAACATATCTTCCACATCTGCAATACACAGATTAAGcaaataatcataacaaaaaaCATACCCAGCGACAAGTCGAAAACCAGCCTCGTATCTTTCTGAAGACGACCCGTACGGGCCACCAAATAAGAAAACGatggaagaagaagcagaaattgatggaagaagaagcagaaattACCTCTGCAATATCGatggaagaagaagcagaaatcgATGAGGgcagaaaaagaaaggaaaataagaaaTGGGTAAGGAATCCCTAATTGGCGCTGAATGGGGGAATGACTATTACGGAATGTGGGCGTATTAGGGACGGAATGGATTCGGGACGTAATAGCATTACGGGTAACCAAACGCCCGTTTGGTTGTGGGCCCGCTGCATAGGGGGGGAATGCATGCCTATTTCCCCAACCAAACGCCCTGTAAGTGTTGAacccaaaaaaaacaaacaaagaaaacatagtaaatgaaaaataatcaatacaaaTAGTACCCAGAATAACTGAAGAGGTAGGGATTGAGAAATCGCGTGAACGGGAAACAAGaaatctaaattatttgaaaagttgaatagaaagaaagaagcgagaaagagagagagaaggcGGCAGCTGAAACTGAGAGACAGATAGATGGAGGGAAGTGAACAAACTCAAGAATCCGCGCCCTTTTATAAACCCAGACAACTAGCCGTTGTGTGGTGTGCGCTTTtctttaaatgtaaaaattaggcaaataataatctaaattaCTTGTCCAATCTTTTTAATTCGTATTAAATTAAGCCTTGGatctttaaaacaaattattggAAATGCGACTTTCACATAGGAAAGCATTAATGAAATTctttatttatgtaataaataaataaaattaagactcttaatttatttacttttaattatcacatttttaatttttaagcaaTTATCTACATCACTGTACTCTCTAATTTGATAGAATTCAtcaatgtatttatattttatattatatccTTTTTTTTACACACAATAACCCAAATATAGTAacaaataaacaccaaaaagtaaaaaaatatttttacctaaaatattTTGGATAAACTAtaccattagtcactaaactattggtaaattttcattttgatcatttaactacaaaaagttacaatttggtcaccgaactatttaaaagttctttttatttaagttactaaactatccaaaagtttttatttaagttattgggatattaagtttgttttaaaagttttgcTAGCGAGCTCCAAGCAATGATTCGAAGATCGATATGATAGATCAGTACTCATTGACAAGTAGAAGAGCATGCCTTAGATCCAAGTTAATCCGATAGTTAACGtcgaaaatttgagaaaaaactatttgaattttggtttgaaaatttgTGACGTCAAAAAttgattcataaaaaaaaaatttgaattgttaaaaaaagaggaaaaagaattCCGATTAATGTAGACAAAgatgtgatttaaataaaaacttttaaatacatgatgaaattataactaaaacaaaaatttaccaATAATGACTAAAGGTGTAGTTAACTACGGTTGGGCTTTAATTAGGGGTGAGTAAAACTCGATTTGACtagaaaaaaatcgaaaaaaattcgaatttcgagttaaacgaattgagttatttgagttaatcaagttattcgaatcaactcgaattttttttttcaaatttcgagttcgaatcgagttgagttttcgaattcgaataactcgaacaattcgaataatttgaatatcaaactataatattttacatttttaccccaaactcccaaacatttttacttttccgtcaaaacttttactcattcccactttccccccaaaacttttattcccctcccctcccaaccccccaatctacccaaaatccatttcccatttactttttctcaaaattttactcccaaaaaccctcaaaacattttattttccctcaaaatatttactccctcccacttttcccctaaaacttttaggccacgtttggttcgctgtaatggaatagaggcgtaatagaaTAGAAGCGTAATAGgtaattcttttgtttggttgaatgtaatgaaatagaggtgtaatggtattcttgtgtttggttgaatggaatagaggtgtaatagcataaggaaaaaagctaaaatgactagaatacacttagcagaattttttttaaggtagatgattattgttattgttattaaattttaataagattattaatataaataataaataatttaatcatattttaacataattgttataaaatataatttaataaaatatataatttaataaaattgttaataaatattcttatatgaatttactaataaaatcataatatctaatactataaaatataatttacaataattattattaaatataatttaataataatatataatttaataaaattcttattcttatatgaatttactaaaatcataatatataatactataaaatataaattaaataattattattaaatataatttataatctactttattattattaaagcgcaatacatatttaatgtgctaaaatatcatttcggaacaaataatttaattattctacaataaaaaatatcgtgagtaataaataactttagaattatattttgcataaacataataacaatgaatattaacaaaaggttaaatgagattcatgaaattctatgacacaatccatatgttatacagTTTTGCGACATCAAAAAGTTAGATCATTGTAATGACATACCatcccaaatattacaaacagaaaaagttacgaaaatatcatcaacaaaaccataaattttaatggtcagcaagaaatcttctgacccattccaatcgtacatcagaaggtaaactaaagaaaacgagcaTTTGAATTGgatgatctgaaattttacttaATGCTCGAAACCGTTCATCCACAGTTAAACCTTCTATTTCACATAAGGTTGGATATAAATTTGACGCTTTTTCTTGGATGCTCTGGTATTCTTCTGACCTTTGGTGAACTACCACATCGGAGgtaatactcctactgatttgttcGCCAATGGCCCGCATGTTTTCAGCCAATAAAGTGACAACATCATTaactgaagaagaaaaatggccAGTTGCATCAGAATTCTTTTTTGTCCtctttgaagatgaggaaccccttTGGTTTCTGTTTGGTTGCGACTCCGtagcagaaacatccatgtcatcgAAAAAGACATTAGCATCGCAGTCATAGTAttcgtttctttcttcattaatATCTGCAGTAGGTACATCCtcagcatttatttcttcaagaacgtCAGCTGttgtttgagcgtctttcccaGTCGCTTGATCTTTTGCGTATATGGCAGTAAGTtggtcgtagtaagggaaaCTACGATGTCTAAACTGACCGGCTTCTTTATGACTCTacaaaaatgaggaaatcatattagttataagtttggtaaaaataagataatgaaGACTTGAACCcattcttacctttaaataagaGTCACAaaccgcatcttcagcaacaacgaccTGCCTATggtcgtcccaaccaaaaccgctgttgttttggccattaagcatgtcatacacGATTGACCAATCCCTTTTTAGTAACCTAATCCTTGACTCGATATTAGGTCtagccttcaacattgcattgggtaaagccttttctaacattttttccaactcgtttaaGTAACTGGCTTTGAACCCCGTATCAGCgttaaatgttccaacattgtgtaagtccaccatgcaggaaaccaatgctgcatcttcttctggaacccattttcttttggttcctcgagatGATTGGGAAGGAACATTTGATTctggaacacctgacataattatcttaagaaaaaaaaacaaattaaaatttagtttaatatcatgaatcaaaaggtgaacactttataaaattaaaattgagttcaatatcatgaatcaaaaacTCAAcactgtataaaattataacacatgatgaatgaaaagaaatcaaattataattcaacaagtttagtacaatacaaaaaacacaaaaacaccaccaaagtttcacaaactagatacataaaataacataaacaaattaactcaAACTAATTTtctccctaaacctaactaatttctagatgcttgccattcatccaacatttggttggctagttccatcctccaagtaacccaagcatccgatggatgaatattgacgatattcggttcatcgtcatctacCACAgtactaggtaatccttctcccacctccgcttcaataggatcaatactcatatgagttcgaataaaattatggagcaaacaacatggaATAATGATCCTATTGTGCACCATTacaggatagaatgatggactcctaagtattccacatctcatttttaataacccaaagcatctttcaataacattacgtgctgaggcatgtttcatattaaaaaattcttgcGGAGTACTTGGCTGATAACATTGACGCCAGGCATTCAAATGATATCGTTCtcctctaaaaggtgcaagaaatccctcacaatttgtgtatctagtatcaactagataataacaacctataaaaaaatttaat harbors:
- the LOC105764483 gene encoding pentatricopeptide repeat-containing protein At2g03380, mitochondrial codes for the protein MQWRLRLTSNLKTSTTMVTKLLTFFHRQVSVSLTKREPYLQLRSLSYFTDQPFEYPSLDPSLASLHSVSSNPCFALLSFCKNIDCLKEVHALFIINGIKGDLLCDTKLVSLYGSFGHVGYAGSVFDRIPEPDFYSWKVMIRWYFLNDLYTEIIGFYGRMRMSVRGFDNVVFSVVLKACSELQDINEGRKVHCDVVKVGNPDSFVQTGLVDMYAKCRQIKCARKVFGEIFYRNVVSWTSMLAGYVQNNCSKEALVLFNRMREAMVESNQFTLGSLVTACGKLGALHQGKWVHGYIIKTGIELNSYLVTAILDMYVKCGSLRDARSAFDALPSVDLVSWTAMIVGYSQSGFPDEALKLFVDKRRFGILPNAVTIASLLSACAQLSNLSAGRLVHSLGIQLGLIDPTVINALVDMYAKCGVIRAASYIFETVSDKNLIAWNSILSGYSQNGLAYDALELFHQMRSNSVSPDAVTLVSIFSACASVGAFQVGSSLHAYTMKNGLLSSSVYVGTALLNFYAKCGDSKSARVVFDNMGEKNTVTWSAMIGGYGIQGDSCGSLALFNDMVKENLEPNEVIFTAILSACGHTGRLGEGWKYFNSMCKDYKFVPSMKHYACVVDMLARAGRLEEALDFINKLPIKPDLSLFGALLHGCGLHSRFDLGEVAIKKMLDIHPDKACYYVLISNLYALDGRWSQVNEVRELMKQRGLSKDPGCSITEMENNNTLSFSGVACPA
- the LOC105764491 gene encoding uncharacterized protein LOC105764491, which encodes MGKSQVPLLREEDAIMSKAVSSTTLHEPFGPKATSLEPSRWSVFNYSTNDARNFREDSMEMEDDSALLFNAFDFLGALRFPLNAESDVGNTPTTIPQLSHDHHILSMLHVFSEDDAALLFNASDFFGGSSVPSQC